One window of the Chitinophaga niabensis genome contains the following:
- a CDS encoding MFS transporter, whose product MNSPRRARIAIALFFFLSGFGFSSWASRIPDIQHRLQLNNAELGVVLFALPLGLLCTMPVTGVLLQRYSSSRIMFIGALAFNGMLSILGFVTSVWQLVIGLFCFGVSRNLLNISMNAQSVGVQALYQRSIITTFHGIWSVASFCGAGLGGVMVYFRIGTAWHFLIVGILMVILGFVAYPGSLKQPPATSGRRRFALPDKGLLKYGLICFAVMSCEGTMIDWSAIYFKEAVKASEEMVTAGFVVYMAAMATGRFSGDKLLHKIGIVAMIKYSGLLIFAGLLLAALMPYPIPAGIGFMMTGVGVSCVVPLVFSMAGKSTTMANGPAIAAVSTIGYLGFLLVPPVFGFMAEAAGLRWTFALMALFGLVITALIIISSSSRSSASQKTPLPVFPAQRPVEDRPVPDLQ is encoded by the coding sequence ATGAATTCACCGAGGCGGGCGCGTATAGCCATTGCACTGTTTTTCTTTCTTTCCGGTTTCGGATTTTCTTCCTGGGCTTCCCGTATCCCGGATATTCAGCACCGGCTGCAACTGAATAATGCAGAATTAGGTGTTGTATTGTTTGCATTGCCTTTGGGCTTATTATGTACTATGCCGGTAACAGGTGTGCTATTGCAACGTTACAGCAGCAGCAGGATCATGTTCATTGGCGCGCTGGCATTTAACGGTATGTTAAGTATACTGGGATTTGTAACATCCGTGTGGCAATTGGTGATAGGCTTATTCTGCTTCGGTGTATCCCGCAACCTGCTTAACATTTCCATGAATGCACAATCAGTAGGTGTACAGGCTTTATATCAAAGGTCTATCATAACTACCTTTCATGGCATCTGGAGTGTAGCCAGTTTTTGTGGTGCAGGTTTAGGTGGTGTGATGGTATATTTCAGAATAGGAACAGCATGGCATTTTCTGATCGTGGGTATACTGATGGTGATACTGGGTTTCGTTGCATATCCCGGCAGTTTAAAACAACCACCTGCTACCAGTGGGAGAAGGCGTTTTGCATTACCGGATAAAGGACTGCTGAAATATGGCCTGATCTGTTTTGCCGTCATGTCCTGCGAAGGCACCATGATCGATTGGAGCGCTATCTATTTTAAAGAGGCCGTGAAAGCATCGGAAGAAATGGTGACCGCTGGCTTTGTTGTGTACATGGCAGCCATGGCCACAGGGCGTTTCAGCGGAGATAAACTCCTGCATAAAATAGGTATTGTAGCCATGATCAAATACAGCGGATTACTCATCTTTGCCGGTTTATTACTCGCAGCCCTGATGCCGTATCCCATTCCTGCAGGTATTGGTTTTATGATGACGGGGGTAGGTGTTTCCTGCGTAGTGCCGCTGGTTTTCAGTATGGCAGGTAAATCCACTACAATGGCTAATGGCCCTGCTATTGCAGCTGTTTCTACGATCGGTTATCTTGGTTTCTTATTGGTGCCGCCGGTGTTCGGTTTTATGGCAGAGGCAGCGGGCCTGAGATGGACCTTTGCTTTAATGGCCCTGTTTGGATTAGTGATCACCGCTTTGATCATCATCAGTTCCAGTTCGCGATCTTCAGCTTCTCAAAAAACTCCGCTTCCGGTATTTCCTGCACAGCGCCCGGTGGAAGATCGCCCAGTTCCAGATCTTCAATAG
- a CDS encoding pseudouridine synthase, with the protein MAVVLLFPFFAGMNRYFIIHKPFNMLSQFTGGRQTERQIGELDYDFPEGIHAVGRLDNHSEGLLILTTNKKVTRLLFQGEQPHGRTYLVRIKNVIKPVDLERLRTGVPIIIAGGERYITPPCKVEIVQKPANLADRVGELSDDYPHTWLLITLTEGKYHQVRKMVKSIHHPCQRLIRVSIEDLELGDLPPGAVQEIPEAEFFEKLKIANWN; encoded by the coding sequence ATGGCTGTTGTACTTTTATTTCCTTTCTTTGCAGGCATGAACCGTTACTTTATTATTCACAAACCTTTCAACATGCTCTCCCAGTTTACGGGCGGGCGGCAGACTGAAAGGCAGATCGGCGAACTGGATTATGATTTTCCGGAAGGCATACATGCTGTAGGCAGGCTGGATAATCATTCAGAAGGTTTGCTGATACTTACCACCAATAAAAAAGTAACACGCCTGCTTTTCCAGGGCGAGCAGCCTCATGGCAGAACTTACCTGGTAAGGATAAAGAATGTAATAAAGCCGGTGGACCTGGAGCGCCTGCGTACAGGAGTTCCTATCATCATAGCTGGCGGAGAACGGTACATTACACCTCCCTGCAAAGTGGAAATAGTGCAGAAGCCGGCCAACTTAGCAGACCGTGTTGGCGAATTAAGCGATGATTATCCGCATACCTGGCTGCTCATTACTTTAACAGAAGGAAAATATCACCAGGTGCGCAAGATGGTAAAATCAATACATCATCCCTGCCAGCGGCTGATCAGGGTATCTATTGAAGATCTGGAACTGGGCGATCTTCCACCGGGCGCTGTGCAGGAAATACCGGAAGCGGAGTTTTTTGAGAAGCTGAAGATCGCGAACTGGAACTGA
- a CDS encoding family 16 glycoside hydrolase has translation MVLRSKNSFLSRSWIGFLYVCGAGLTITQPAFSQSGQIPLQDFSSFKNPSSSWQIAGDVSASLLKPNVLNTAKGTGILVNMPGKKAHGEDLYSNLEHGDMDLELDYMMASGSNSGIYFQGRYEFQLLDSWGVRSPKPGDNGGIYERWDDSKPEGQKGYQGYAPRQNSSKAPGLWQHLKVSFQAPRFDASGKKTENARIIRAELNGVVIHENLELMGPTRGSIGGGDEKATGPLRIQGDHGAVAFKNIQIKQFDQPIPELSNLQYSVYKGRYDANVNLAAQKAEAQGSVAKLTANAGPLSQEYQILYKGTLKVKAAGEYTFVLNGQGGAALVKINNQVVVPFGQRGGKANLSAGDLPVEIIYGREGDRGNPALGISIAGPGIREFYTGDAITPDDTDPILVTAETNTILRSFMDIGNRTRVVHAVSVGSPEKLHYTYDLDKGMIVQLWRGDFLETTPMWHERGNGTARAQGVKQLFGMPYFTLGRLASQQDAWKTDSAGTSYRPKGYVLDEKDRPTFKYQIFGSNVTDVIRVSEDGHGISREITVTEPAGDLYAKLAEGTQIEAGEKDQYVIDGKQYYLQLLDAGGAKPVVRDAGNRKELIIPVKGKLSYSILF, from the coding sequence ATGGTACTAAGATCGAAAAACAGTTTTTTAAGCCGGTCATGGATCGGCTTTTTATATGTATGCGGTGCCGGGCTGACCATTACACAGCCGGCCTTCAGCCAGTCTGGCCAGATCCCGCTGCAGGACTTTTCTTCTTTTAAGAATCCCTCGAGCAGCTGGCAGATAGCAGGAGATGTGTCCGCCAGCCTGTTGAAGCCCAATGTGCTCAACACTGCCAAGGGAACCGGTATCCTTGTGAATATGCCCGGTAAAAAGGCACATGGGGAAGACCTCTATTCCAACCTGGAACATGGGGATATGGACCTTGAGCTGGATTACATGATGGCATCAGGCTCCAACTCCGGTATCTATTTCCAGGGCAGGTACGAATTCCAGTTGCTGGACAGCTGGGGCGTAAGATCTCCCAAACCAGGGGACAATGGTGGTATCTATGAACGCTGGGACGATAGCAAACCTGAAGGTCAGAAAGGCTACCAGGGTTATGCCCCCCGCCAGAACAGCAGCAAAGCGCCTGGGTTATGGCAGCATCTGAAAGTGTCCTTCCAGGCACCCCGTTTTGACGCAAGCGGCAAAAAAACAGAAAATGCCCGCATTATCCGCGCTGAACTGAATGGTGTGGTGATCCACGAAAACCTAGAATTAATGGGCCCCACCCGTGGTTCCATTGGCGGCGGCGATGAAAAAGCTACCGGGCCATTGCGTATCCAGGGGGATCATGGTGCCGTGGCATTTAAGAATATCCAGATCAAACAATTTGATCAGCCCATTCCTGAACTCAGCAATCTGCAATACAGCGTATATAAAGGCCGCTACGACGCCAATGTGAACCTCGCCGCGCAAAAAGCGGAGGCACAGGGCTCCGTAGCAAAACTTACCGCTAATGCAGGCCCTTTAAGCCAGGAATACCAGATCTTGTATAAAGGCACCCTCAAAGTGAAAGCGGCAGGTGAATATACCTTTGTCCTGAACGGACAAGGCGGCGCTGCCCTTGTGAAGATCAATAACCAGGTGGTGGTACCATTTGGTCAAAGAGGAGGAAAAGCTAACTTATCCGCAGGCGATCTGCCCGTAGAGATCATTTATGGCAGAGAAGGAGACAGGGGGAACCCCGCTTTGGGCATTTCCATTGCAGGCCCCGGCATCCGTGAATTCTACACCGGAGATGCCATCACGCCTGATGATACCGATCCCATCCTTGTAACCGCAGAAACAAACACGATCCTGCGCAGTTTCATGGATATCGGCAACCGTACAAGAGTGGTACACGCCGTATCTGTAGGCAGCCCTGAAAAACTGCATTACACGTATGACCTGGATAAAGGAATGATCGTACAATTGTGGAGGGGCGATTTCCTGGAAACCACACCTATGTGGCATGAAAGAGGAAATGGTACCGCCCGCGCACAAGGCGTCAAACAACTTTTCGGCATGCCTTATTTCACTTTAGGCAGGTTAGCCAGCCAGCAGGATGCATGGAAAACTGATTCCGCAGGCACCAGCTACCGCCCGAAAGGATATGTACTGGATGAAAAGGACAGGCCAACATTCAAATACCAGATCTTCGGTTCAAACGTAACAGATGTTATCCGTGTGTCTGAAGACGGGCATGGTATCTCCCGCGAGATCACAGTGACTGAACCTGCAGGCGACCTTTACGCTAAACTGGCAGAAGGCACGCAGATAGAGGCAGGGGAAAAAGATCAGTATGTAATAGATGGGAAGCAGTATTACCTGCAGTTACTGGATGCCGGTGGCGCCAAACCTGTAGTACGTGATGCCGGTAACCGCAAAGAGTTGATCATACCGGTGAAAGGCAAGTTGAGCTATTCCATCCTTTTCTAA
- a CDS encoding c-type cytochrome domain-containing protein: MKLLDIFTFSGHLHPLIVHLPIGFILLATLFNLLSYAKRFSYLKQAVPITLLAGFMAAVLACIFGYLLSLKGDYDTDALSKHKLSGISLAAIAGLLYFTTTKFFLKEIPLPRPLFSLLLTGLVVLMSYSGHQGASLTHGSDYLTMQVLLHQERMKPSRVEDALLFEDVIQPILQNKCVQCHRDGKSKGDLSLETLEDILKGGKSGPAIVPGKPDSSELIRRILLDEDHKDFMPADGKPPLTKNELQLIQLWATEGKADSSLIAQYLGIDITENIISVSVSVDTSLLDNLRKTGFQVRLMQLQPLMLDVTLPAGSGVKAALIKPVIHPLAKHIVWLNLSGNDFTNDDLDFLPALINLEKLRLDKNPVTDKISDQLMELKHLEAVNLNETNITAAAIDQLKKNTAIKRVYSWNNKGLP; the protein is encoded by the coding sequence ATGAAATTATTAGACATCTTTACATTTTCAGGCCATCTGCATCCGCTGATCGTTCATTTGCCGATAGGCTTCATTCTGCTGGCCACCCTCTTTAACCTGCTGTCTTACGCAAAGCGGTTCAGTTATCTGAAACAAGCAGTGCCCATCACCTTACTGGCAGGTTTCATGGCAGCGGTATTAGCCTGTATCTTTGGCTACCTGCTTTCTTTAAAAGGAGATTATGATACAGATGCGTTAAGTAAACATAAACTGTCCGGCATTTCGCTGGCAGCTATTGCAGGCCTGCTATATTTCACCACTACTAAATTCTTTCTGAAAGAGATTCCCCTTCCCCGCCCCCTATTTTCTTTATTGCTTACAGGACTCGTGGTGCTCATGAGCTATAGCGGACACCAGGGAGCCAGTCTTACACATGGCAGTGATTACCTCACGATGCAGGTGCTATTGCATCAAGAACGTATGAAACCTTCAAGGGTTGAGGATGCGTTGTTATTTGAAGATGTGATACAACCCATTTTACAAAACAAATGTGTGCAATGCCACCGGGATGGAAAGAGCAAAGGGGATTTATCGCTTGAAACACTGGAAGACATTTTAAAAGGCGGTAAAAGCGGCCCTGCCATTGTTCCCGGCAAACCGGATTCGAGTGAGCTGATCCGGCGCATTCTGCTGGATGAAGATCATAAGGATTTTATGCCGGCAGACGGGAAACCACCGCTTACTAAAAATGAATTACAGCTTATACAGTTGTGGGCAACGGAAGGGAAAGCGGATAGTTCACTCATAGCACAGTATTTAGGAATAGATATCACTGAAAATATCATTTCAGTATCGGTATCTGTGGACACATCGCTGTTAGATAACCTCCGGAAAACAGGCTTTCAGGTACGGCTGATGCAACTGCAGCCATTAATGCTGGATGTTACCCTGCCAGCAGGTTCTGGTGTGAAAGCAGCGCTTATAAAACCTGTAATACACCCGCTCGCCAAACATATCGTTTGGCTAAATCTATCCGGCAATGACTTTACAAACGATGATCTGGATTTTCTACCTGCACTTATTAATCTTGAGAAGCTACGCCTGGACAAGAACCCTGTAACAGACAAGATCAGTGATCAGCTGATGGAGCTAAAACACCTCGAAGCTGTAAATCTCAATGAAACAAACATCACTGCAGCAGCTATTGATCAGCTGAAGAAAAACACAGCGATCAAAAGGGTATATAGCTGGAATAACAAAGGCCTCCCATAG
- a CDS encoding DUF1501 domain-containing protein, with amino-acid sequence MCDHHKETFRINTPDFNKLNKQLGRRDFLTKTSMGIGALALSSLLGNKLFSNATTEEEILKAIPHFAPKAKRVVYLFMAGGPSQFETFDYKPVLEKLRGQNLPDSVRNGQRLTGMSSGQALLPVVPSAFKFNQHGESRTWISELLPYTAKVVDELCIIRSIHSEAINHDPAITFLQTGNQLPGRPSIGSWLSYGLGSDNENLPTFIVLVSKDASKDQPLYARLWGNGFLPSEYQGVQFRSGKDPVLFLNNPEGYDGADRKEMLEYLSKLNQLQNNTYGDPEIDARIAQYEMAFRMQTSVPDVIDVKDEPDEIFDLYGPGSRDSGTYAANCLLARKLLEKDVKFVQLYHQGWDHHGSLPAGMPKQCLSIDQATGALITDLKRRGLLEDTLVIWGGEFGRTVYSQGKLTPADYGRDHHPRCFTMWMAGAGVKPGISFGETDDFSYNIVKDPVHVHDFQATLLHLMGIDHERLTYKFQGRRFRLTDVEGKVVKDILTNA; translated from the coding sequence ATGTGCGATCATCATAAAGAAACTTTCAGGATCAACACACCTGATTTCAACAAGCTGAACAAGCAGTTGGGCCGCCGTGATTTCCTTACCAAAACTTCCATGGGTATTGGAGCTTTGGCATTGAGTTCTTTATTGGGGAACAAGTTGTTCAGCAACGCCACTACGGAGGAAGAAATACTGAAGGCCATTCCTCATTTTGCCCCCAAAGCAAAAAGAGTGGTATATCTTTTTATGGCAGGCGGGCCATCACAGTTTGAAACGTTTGATTACAAACCTGTATTGGAAAAGCTGAGAGGACAAAACCTCCCGGACTCTGTCCGGAATGGTCAACGCCTTACCGGCATGAGTTCCGGACAGGCTTTGCTGCCTGTTGTACCTTCTGCTTTCAAATTCAATCAGCATGGCGAAAGCCGTACATGGATCAGTGAACTGTTACCATATACTGCCAAAGTAGTAGATGAATTGTGTATTATAAGATCCATCCATTCCGAGGCAATCAATCATGATCCCGCCATTACCTTTTTACAAACAGGGAATCAGCTTCCCGGCCGGCCATCCATTGGTTCCTGGTTAAGTTATGGATTAGGGTCAGATAACGAAAACCTGCCCACTTTTATCGTACTGGTTTCTAAAGATGCTTCCAAAGACCAGCCCTTATATGCCAGGTTGTGGGGCAATGGATTTTTACCTTCGGAATACCAGGGCGTACAGTTCAGATCAGGCAAGGACCCTGTGCTGTTCCTCAATAACCCGGAAGGTTATGATGGCGCAGACCGGAAGGAAATGCTCGAATATCTTTCCAAACTCAATCAGCTGCAGAACAACACGTATGGTGATCCGGAAATAGATGCCCGCATTGCGCAATATGAAATGGCTTTCCGCATGCAAACATCCGTTCCTGATGTAATTGATGTAAAGGATGAACCCGATGAAATATTTGATCTGTACGGCCCCGGCTCAAGGGACTCAGGTACTTATGCCGCAAATTGCCTGCTGGCACGTAAACTGCTGGAAAAGGATGTGAAGTTTGTGCAATTGTATCACCAGGGCTGGGACCATCACGGCAGCCTGCCGGCCGGTATGCCTAAACAATGTCTGTCCATTGACCAGGCTACCGGTGCATTGATCACTGATCTCAAACGCAGGGGGTTACTGGAAGATACGCTGGTGATATGGGGTGGTGAATTTGGGCGTACCGTTTATTCACAAGGCAAACTCACGCCTGCCGATTATGGCCGTGATCATCATCCACGTTGTTTCACCATGTGGATGGCAGGCGCAGGTGTAAAACCCGGCATTTCTTTCGGGGAAACAGACGACTTCAGTTACAACATTGTGAAAGACCCGGTGCACGTGCATGACTTCCAGGCTACCCTGCTGCACCTGATGGGAATCGATCACGAAAGACTCACGTATAAATTCCAGGGAAGACGTTTCAGGCTAACAGATGTAGAAGGAAAAGTAGTAAAGGACATATTAACCAACGCATGA
- a CDS encoding DUF1553 domain-containing protein encodes MRRIIIILLLLAFVIGMSVFVFSSTTPDMPDDVQAAYDALNGPLDYNIDVKPILSDKCFACHGPDKAKQKAGLRLDIADHAYADLPENKGKVAITPGNLHKSELFHRIISTDPKYLMPTPESHLSLTATEKAILIKWIEDGAKYKTHWAFVKPEKSKVPRVKGVQVNPIDNFIQAKLQKEDLLPAAEADKELLLRRVSLDLTGLPPTLKEINDFIRDTSPNAYEKQVDRLLNSPHFGEKMAVDWLDAARFADTHGYSIDDERDMSPYRDWVIKAFNTNLPYDKFLQWQLAGDLFPQASREMIIATAFNRNHQQNMEGGVVEEEFQTEYVVDRTNTFGDAMLGLSIGCAKCHDHKYDPITQKNYYELFSFFNNVKEAGQISFDGAMPTPTLLLTTAEKERAMQSIKDSIAQIKVPTNGFEQWMNSKTYQQLVAYKIPSDNLQALFSFDQADFKNTVNKKQEGVIRGMKNDPGKGSDFAANGTGKAMKLNGDNWLDVKPIGMFRKSQPFSIGLWVNIPNALTQGVIFHKGDRERLYNFRGYHLYLKDNKLEIMMAHTAPSDAITRISKDAMPRDKWIQLTVTYDGSSTAAGFNLYLDGAPMPMETTMDQLRKDINFGNGPHEAGLQIGGWDRGFGITNALVDDLVVYNRNITPLEISILAKKTSWAAIAAKPDPVALKQYYLSVADTAQQKERIRLRNKLADTVATIKELMVMQEMPVPKKTYLLKRGNYDMPGEQVFPNTPASLLPYPKDLPKNRYGLAQWVTHPDNPLTARVTVNRYWQNFFGTGLVKTSEDFGNQGEIPSHPALLDWLAVTFIDSGWNVKAINKLIVMSATYRQDSRAGKAAKEKDPDNRLLSHGPAYRMSAEMVRDNALQASGLLNPEVGGRSIKPYQPNGLWEINSKTYHQDTGNLVYKRSLYVFVKRSVPNPTLATFDAPSRSYCMVRRQKTNTPLQALVTLNDPTYLEAAKVMGEQMAKEADNKQAITLTFKKLTGRSPQAAEMELLLQLQQKELAKFRQHPQKQRGWLYAGQYKFSGPIDSALVAANTVVASTILNADASLIKR; translated from the coding sequence ATGCGGCGGATCATTATTATACTACTGTTGCTTGCATTCGTGATCGGGATGAGTGTGTTTGTATTTTCTTCCACGACACCGGATATGCCGGATGATGTACAGGCTGCCTATGATGCCCTGAACGGGCCATTGGATTATAATATCGATGTAAAGCCCATCCTGTCTGACAAATGTTTTGCCTGCCACGGGCCGGATAAAGCAAAACAAAAAGCAGGCCTGCGGCTGGACATAGCTGACCATGCCTATGCTGACCTTCCGGAGAATAAAGGGAAAGTGGCCATTACTCCCGGCAACCTCCATAAAAGCGAACTGTTCCACCGGATCATTTCTACTGACCCAAAGTATTTAATGCCCACGCCGGAGTCCCACCTGAGCCTCACAGCTACAGAAAAAGCCATCCTGATAAAATGGATCGAAGACGGAGCGAAATATAAAACACACTGGGCCTTTGTTAAACCAGAGAAATCAAAAGTGCCTCGGGTTAAGGGCGTACAGGTAAATCCCATAGATAACTTCATCCAGGCTAAACTGCAAAAAGAAGACTTACTGCCGGCAGCGGAGGCTGATAAAGAGTTATTATTAAGACGGGTATCACTGGACCTTACAGGTTTACCACCCACCTTAAAAGAGATCAATGACTTTATCCGGGATACTTCTCCCAATGCATATGAAAAGCAGGTGGACCGCTTACTCAACTCTCCCCATTTTGGTGAAAAGATGGCAGTGGACTGGCTGGATGCTGCGCGGTTTGCAGACACACATGGTTATTCGATCGATGATGAAAGGGATATGTCTCCCTACCGTGATTGGGTGATCAAAGCATTTAATACCAACCTTCCTTATGATAAATTCCTGCAATGGCAACTGGCAGGTGACCTGTTCCCACAAGCCAGCAGGGAGATGATCATCGCTACAGCCTTTAACCGTAATCACCAGCAGAATATGGAAGGCGGGGTTGTGGAAGAAGAATTCCAAACGGAATATGTGGTAGACAGAACAAATACATTTGGCGATGCCATGTTAGGATTATCTATCGGCTGTGCCAAATGCCATGATCACAAATACGATCCCATCACCCAAAAGAACTATTACGAACTGTTCAGTTTCTTTAACAACGTAAAGGAGGCCGGGCAGATCTCATTTGATGGCGCCATGCCTACTCCTACCTTGCTGCTGACTACAGCAGAAAAAGAACGGGCTATGCAATCTATTAAAGACAGTATTGCACAGATAAAGGTCCCAACCAACGGCTTTGAACAATGGATGAATAGTAAAACCTATCAGCAGCTGGTTGCCTATAAGATACCCTCAGACAACTTACAGGCTTTGTTCTCATTTGATCAGGCTGATTTTAAAAATACGGTAAATAAAAAACAGGAAGGTGTGATCAGAGGGATGAAGAATGATCCCGGCAAGGGAAGTGATTTTGCAGCAAACGGTACCGGAAAAGCCATGAAATTAAATGGTGATAACTGGCTGGATGTGAAACCCATTGGCATGTTCCGTAAATCACAACCTTTTAGTATCGGATTATGGGTGAACATTCCCAACGCATTAACACAGGGTGTGATCTTTCATAAAGGAGACAGGGAACGTTTGTATAACTTCAGAGGGTATCATTTGTATCTGAAGGATAATAAACTGGAGATCATGATGGCACATACGGCACCTTCAGATGCCATTACCAGGATCAGTAAAGATGCTATGCCGCGTGATAAATGGATACAACTCACCGTAACCTATGATGGTTCTTCCACCGCAGCAGGTTTTAATCTTTACCTGGATGGTGCGCCCATGCCCATGGAAACCACCATGGACCAGCTCAGAAAGGATATCAACTTCGGGAATGGCCCCCATGAAGCAGGATTGCAAATTGGTGGCTGGGACCGCGGCTTTGGTATTACCAATGCATTGGTAGATGACCTTGTGGTATATAACCGCAACATTACGCCACTGGAAATAAGCATCCTGGCAAAGAAAACATCCTGGGCTGCGATTGCAGCCAAACCTGATCCGGTGGCTTTAAAACAATACTACCTGTCTGTTGCTGATACTGCTCAGCAAAAGGAACGCATACGGTTACGCAACAAACTGGCGGATACCGTGGCCACCATAAAAGAATTAATGGTGATGCAGGAAATGCCTGTTCCTAAAAAAACATACTTACTCAAACGCGGCAATTATGATATGCCGGGAGAACAGGTGTTCCCTAATACACCGGCCAGTTTATTACCTTATCCAAAGGACCTTCCTAAAAACAGGTACGGTCTTGCGCAATGGGTCACTCATCCTGATAATCCTTTAACTGCAAGAGTAACAGTGAACCGGTATTGGCAGAATTTCTTTGGCACCGGACTGGTGAAAACATCAGAGGATTTTGGCAACCAGGGTGAAATACCCAGTCATCCTGCATTGCTGGACTGGCTTGCCGTTACCTTTATAGACTCAGGGTGGAACGTAAAAGCGATCAATAAACTCATTGTAATGTCTGCCACATACCGCCAGGATTCCCGGGCAGGAAAAGCGGCGAAGGAAAAAGACCCGGATAACCGTTTACTGTCACACGGCCCTGCGTATCGTATGTCCGCAGAAATGGTGCGGGATAATGCGTTGCAGGCAAGTGGATTGCTGAACCCTGAAGTGGGTGGCAGAAGTATTAAACCTTACCAGCCAAACGGGCTATGGGAAATCAACAGCAAAACGTATCACCAGGATACGGGTAACCTCGTGTATAAACGCAGTTTGTATGTATTCGTAAAAAGATCTGTGCCCAACCCCACACTGGCCACCTTCGATGCGCCTTCCCGGAGTTATTGCATGGTGAGGCGGCAGAAAACAAATACACCCCTACAGGCACTGGTTACCCTGAATGATCCTACTTACCTGGAGGCTGCAAAAGTAATGGGGGAACAGATGGCAAAGGAAGCCGATAACAAACAGGCTATTACGCTTACGTTCAAGAAATTAACGGGCCGTTCACCGCAAGCGGCAGAGATGGAATTGCTATTACAACTACAACAGAAAGAACTGGCAAAATTCAGACAACACCCACAAAAACAAAGAGGCTGGCTGTATGCCGGGCAATATAAATTCAGCGGGCCCATAGATAGTGCCCTGGTAGCTGCGAACACTGTAGTGGCCAGTACTATCTTAAACGCTGATGCATCACTGATAAAAAGATAA
- a CDS encoding helix-turn-helix domain-containing protein, producing MNSFTLLNTDYVQLNKSWHYNNIKSIFYRLYYIDGGEGKLYNDEGAVTLEDGYLYLIPSFTTCNYECRNELSQYYVSFMEESADGISLFAANRKIFKQSASAEDINCVKRILSLNPNRAIKTSYNPRDYEKSDILRSYQDMNNLIPPAVFMETCGLILQLLSRFMAPENFRIAERTMIHPKVMDAINFIQSNLLTNITVEGLAQRANQHPDYFSRLFLKNTGERPLAYVQLKRVERVQLLLITTDLPFYKIAEETGFESLSYLSRVFRNHTGQTLSDYKRQNLISQSG from the coding sequence ATGAATTCCTTTACGTTACTGAACACGGACTACGTACAGTTGAACAAAAGCTGGCATTACAATAACATAAAAAGCATTTTCTACCGGTTATATTATATAGACGGAGGGGAGGGGAAGCTGTATAATGATGAAGGGGCCGTAACACTGGAAGATGGCTATCTATATCTTATTCCCAGTTTTACTACCTGCAATTATGAATGCAGGAACGAACTGAGTCAATATTATGTGTCATTCATGGAAGAATCTGCAGATGGTATTTCCCTGTTTGCCGCTAACAGGAAGATCTTTAAACAATCCGCCAGTGCAGAAGATATTAACTGCGTAAAACGCATCCTGTCACTAAATCCCAACCGTGCCATCAAGACGTCCTATAACCCCAGGGACTACGAAAAGAGTGACATCCTCAGGAGTTACCAGGACATGAATAACCTCATACCACCGGCAGTATTTATGGAAACCTGCGGGTTAATATTGCAGTTGCTTTCACGGTTCATGGCTCCGGAAAACTTTCGGATCGCAGAGAGGACCATGATCCATCCAAAAGTAATGGATGCCATCAACTTTATTCAAAGCAACCTGCTCACTAATATCACTGTGGAAGGATTGGCACAAAGAGCCAATCAGCATCCCGATTACTTTTCGAGGCTTTTCCTAAAGAACACCGGGGAGCGGCCATTGGCTTATGTGCAATTAAAAAGAGTGGAACGGGTGCAGTTGTTACTCATTACTACTGATCTTCCTTTTTATAAAATAGCCGAAGAAACAGGTTTTGAAAGTCTTTCTTATTTATCACGCGTATTCAGGAATCATACAGGGCAAACACTGAGTGATTATAAGCGGCAGAATTTAATCAGCCAATCGGGTTAA